The Streptomyces europaeiscabiei genome window below encodes:
- the fdxA gene encoding ferredoxin: MKGNKLVPYVITQACVDIMDKSCMEECPADCIYEGDRMLYIQPDECVECGRCEPVCPQISIFHHEDLPEESKHFERINAEFFTLGTPPLGSPGGARKVGQVGHDHPEVGA; this comes from the coding sequence GTGAAGGGCAACAAGCTCGTGCCGTACGTCATCACTCAGGCCTGCGTCGACATCATGGACAAGTCATGCATGGAGGAGTGCCCGGCCGACTGCATCTACGAGGGCGACCGGATGCTCTACATCCAGCCCGACGAATGTGTCGAGTGCGGGCGCTGTGAACCCGTCTGCCCGCAGATCTCGATCTTCCACCACGAGGACCTGCCGGAGGAGAGCAAGCACTTCGAGCGCATCAACGCCGAGTTCTTCACCCTCGGCACCCCACCGCTCGGATCGCCCGGCGGCGCTCGCAAGGTCGGCCAGGTCGGCCACGACCACCCGGAGGTGGGTGCGTGA
- a CDS encoding aromatic ring-hydroxylating oxygenase subunit alpha, translating to MGSNPRTVPAPMIVEDWDQLTFRVNREAYRSAEIFARERGWVWMHTWLYLGHETEIPNPNDFKVRTLGGRPLIFCRDSAGEVHAFLNSCPHRGTVLCRENEGSTRLFQCFYHAWTFRNNGEVAAIPDAGAYESSDEFRESMGLRGVPRLEIHEGFVFVSFDPDVPPLLDYLGDAADYMTMIQQQHAGGMTTLPGTQLYSVRGNWKLAVENAMDGYHFAPTHNTFVGYLRESGYAVTDDNQYAYNLGNGHGLLVLTGHGGRISMIWEPRFGEDERVRTEAHRAEMTQRLGEERAHYVADESHILFVFPNLLLFDIEGLSIRQLEPVAPDQTDVRAWQLVPRDEDPDTRALRMKTVVSFVGPGGLATPDDIEAYEAVQRGIQATAGAGAPELDYSDMSRGMADEAKGVQGRSIDEGAMRGFWRQWVEATGLDDGLEIHGERPASFLAGRDLR from the coding sequence ATGGGAAGCAACCCCCGGACCGTCCCAGCGCCGATGATTGTCGAGGACTGGGACCAGCTCACCTTCCGGGTCAACCGCGAGGCCTACCGAAGCGCGGAAATCTTCGCCCGGGAACGCGGCTGGGTGTGGATGCACACCTGGCTCTACCTCGGGCACGAGACCGAGATCCCCAACCCCAACGACTTCAAGGTCCGCACCCTCGGCGGCCGGCCGCTGATCTTCTGCCGGGACAGCGCCGGCGAAGTGCACGCGTTCCTGAACTCCTGTCCGCACCGCGGCACCGTGCTGTGCCGCGAGAACGAGGGTTCCACGAGGCTCTTCCAGTGCTTCTACCACGCCTGGACGTTCCGCAACAACGGCGAGGTCGCCGCGATCCCCGATGCAGGGGCCTATGAATCGAGCGACGAGTTCCGGGAGTCGATGGGGCTGCGCGGCGTGCCGCGACTGGAGATCCACGAGGGATTCGTCTTCGTCTCCTTCGACCCCGATGTGCCGCCGCTGCTGGACTACCTCGGTGATGCGGCCGACTACATGACCATGATCCAGCAGCAGCACGCCGGCGGCATGACCACGCTGCCCGGCACGCAGCTCTACAGCGTGCGGGGCAACTGGAAACTCGCCGTCGAGAACGCCATGGACGGGTACCACTTCGCGCCGACGCACAACACGTTCGTGGGCTACCTGCGCGAGAGCGGCTACGCCGTCACCGACGACAACCAGTACGCGTACAACCTCGGCAACGGCCACGGGCTGCTGGTCCTGACCGGGCACGGCGGACGCATCAGCATGATCTGGGAACCGCGCTTCGGCGAGGACGAACGGGTCCGCACCGAGGCCCACCGGGCCGAGATGACGCAGCGGCTGGGGGAGGAGCGGGCGCACTACGTGGCCGACGAGAGCCACATCCTGTTCGTGTTCCCCAACCTGCTGCTGTTCGACATCGAGGGCTTGTCCATCCGGCAGCTGGAGCCGGTGGCGCCCGACCAGACCGACGTGCGTGCCTGGCAGCTGGTCCCGCGCGACGAGGACCCGGACACGCGCGCCCTGCGCATGAAGACGGTCGTCAGCTTCGTCGGCCCGGGCGGACTCGCGACGCCGGACGACATCGAGGCCTACGAGGCGGTGCAGCGCGGTATCCAGGCCACGGCGGGCGCCGGTGCGCCCGAGCTGGACTACAGCGACATGTCGCGCGGCATGGCCGACGAGGCCAAGGGTGTGCAGGGCAGATCGATCGACGAGGGCGCGATGCGGGGCTTCTGGCGGCAATGGGTCGAAGCAACGGGGCTCGACGACGGCCTCGAGATCCACGGCGAGCGACCGGCGTCCTTCCTGGCGGGGAGGGACCTGCGATGA
- a CDS encoding aromatic-ring-hydroxylating dioxygenase subunit beta, protein MTTISNRGLVRCAGRTVTRPEVEDFLYAEADILDHWDYDGWLALFEPGARYEIPTTDYRPGWSPHETGSFVDDDWDLLNARVKRLKSRKAHAENPHSRTHRLVSNVRLSEESEDSFRVSAAFVVHRARDGRFDAYVGWYDHLLVPTEDGFRFRLRRSVLGHESLSAGARLSFIL, encoded by the coding sequence ATGACGACGATCAGCAACCGCGGGCTGGTCCGGTGCGCGGGGCGCACCGTCACCCGGCCGGAGGTGGAGGACTTCCTCTACGCCGAGGCGGACATCCTCGACCACTGGGACTACGACGGCTGGCTGGCCCTCTTCGAGCCTGGTGCCCGCTACGAGATCCCGACCACCGACTACCGCCCCGGCTGGTCCCCGCACGAGACCGGATCGTTCGTCGACGACGACTGGGACCTGCTGAACGCGCGGGTCAAGCGACTGAAGTCCCGCAAGGCGCACGCCGAGAACCCGCACTCGCGCACGCACCGGCTGGTGTCCAACGTGCGGCTGTCCGAGGAGTCGGAGGACTCCTTCCGGGTTTCGGCGGCGTTCGTCGTGCACCGCGCTCGCGACGGGCGATTCGACGCCTACGTCGGGTGGTACGACCATCTGCTGGTGCCGACCGAGGACGGATTCCGCTTCCGGTTGCGGCGCTCGGTCCTCGGCCACGAGTCGCTCTCGGCGGGCGCCCGGCTCAGCTTCATCCTCTAG
- a CDS encoding Dabb family protein, with product MIRHTLSFRFADGVDQATRESVLAELRTFPDRYPAMRGFVLGENISTRDQTFTHTMAVDFDSQDDLLAYLGSESHESFVRTRWRPVIAGQAITSFEFTERPSLAEGRTSPVSTRPHGPYGMEYARIEVPDMQAAIDFLQYHVGLQLEQRTDEYAYLRADIEHHAIELINAPERTDGWTTAVGYSVESEEVLEQLRKSVADAGLEILDLQERQRALCDNGFAVKDPDGLIVELFTEFQEYAEPPHLEIRPLDLVHPFIATSQFEEMVDFYQNVLRFRPSDHVVGSTTFFRCEDRYHHSLAIQKNNEHYVAHLCFAMKSLDHVMRMRARALYKGAPIASDIVNHSASTSIAFYMHDTRFGPRYELCDRHRVFTPEEHETHRPRRMPADPRNIDVWRPASDDWGRF from the coding sequence ATGATCCGACACACCCTGTCCTTCCGTTTCGCCGACGGAGTCGATCAGGCCACACGGGAGTCCGTGCTGGCCGAGCTGCGTACCTTCCCGGACCGGTACCCGGCCATGCGCGGCTTCGTCCTCGGCGAGAACATCAGCACCCGCGACCAGACCTTCACCCACACCATGGCCGTCGACTTCGACAGCCAGGACGATCTGCTGGCCTATCTGGGCAGCGAGTCCCACGAGAGCTTCGTGCGTACGCGCTGGCGCCCGGTCATCGCCGGGCAGGCCATCACCTCGTTCGAGTTCACCGAGCGTCCCTCGCTCGCTGAAGGAAGGACATCCCCAGTGAGCACACGCCCGCACGGGCCGTACGGCATGGAGTACGCCCGGATCGAGGTTCCGGACATGCAGGCCGCGATCGACTTCCTCCAGTACCACGTAGGGCTGCAACTGGAGCAGCGCACGGACGAATACGCCTACCTGCGCGCCGACATCGAGCACCACGCGATCGAACTGATCAACGCGCCCGAGCGCACCGACGGGTGGACGACCGCGGTCGGCTACAGCGTGGAGAGTGAGGAGGTCCTCGAACAGCTGCGCAAGAGCGTCGCCGACGCCGGCCTGGAGATCCTCGACCTCCAGGAGCGGCAGCGGGCGCTGTGCGACAACGGCTTCGCGGTGAAGGATCCCGACGGCCTCATCGTCGAGCTGTTCACCGAGTTCCAGGAGTACGCCGAGCCGCCGCACCTCGAGATCCGGCCGCTCGACCTGGTGCACCCCTTCATCGCCACCTCGCAGTTCGAGGAGATGGTGGACTTCTACCAGAACGTCCTGCGGTTCCGGCCCTCGGACCACGTCGTCGGCTCGACCACGTTCTTCCGCTGCGAGGACCGCTACCACCACAGCCTGGCCATCCAGAAGAACAACGAGCACTACGTCGCGCACCTGTGCTTCGCGATGAAGAGCCTCGACCACGTCATGCGGATGCGCGCCCGCGCGCTGTACAAGGGCGCGCCGATCGCCTCCGACATCGTCAACCACTCGGCGTCGACGTCGATCGCGTTCTACATGCACGACACCCGCTTCGGCCCGCGTTACGAGCTGTGCGACCGGCACCGGGTGTTCACGCCGGAGGAGCACGAGACGCACCGGCCCCGCAGGATGCCCGCCGACCCGCGCAACATCGACGTGTGGCGTCCGGCCTCCGACGACTGGGGACGTTTTTGA